The following proteins are encoded in a genomic region of Rhodoferax aquaticus:
- a CDS encoding carbohydrate ABC transporter permease, whose translation MKYQRLGARVALYAAVALFVVVTLAPLYWLLVMSVSTPVALTRIPLQWWPDSWDFSRYTKLISDAGGPVAERFLAALRNSLVVSVASTVIAMVAAIPAAYSFSRYPGRQGVLYGAVAVYMLPSVAFVLPLYLILSGLGMLNNVLSLVLVYCTILLPFTTWMLKNNFDQVPHDIEQAAHIDGAGVLGVIWRITLPLALPALGATALFAFLLAWDEFFYALIYTNDIRAKTLPVTIADFAAGRATDYGLISAVGVLAALPPMLIGLLLQRTLVSGLTAGGTKG comes from the coding sequence ATGAAGTATCAAAGATTAGGGGCACGCGTGGCCCTGTACGCCGCGGTGGCCTTGTTTGTCGTTGTCACTTTGGCGCCCTTGTACTGGCTGTTGGTGATGAGCGTCAGCACGCCGGTGGCCCTCACGCGCATCCCTTTGCAATGGTGGCCTGACAGCTGGGACTTTTCGCGCTACACCAAGCTGATTTCGGACGCTGGTGGCCCAGTTGCGGAGCGCTTCTTGGCGGCCCTGCGCAACAGTTTGGTGGTCTCAGTGGCCAGTACTGTGATCGCGATGGTGGCAGCCATTCCGGCGGCGTACAGCTTCTCACGCTACCCGGGCCGCCAAGGTGTTTTGTACGGTGCGGTCGCGGTGTACATGTTGCCCAGTGTGGCCTTTGTGTTGCCTTTGTATCTCATACTCAGTGGCCTTGGCATGCTCAACAACGTGCTCTCCTTGGTCTTGGTGTACTGCACCATCTTGTTGCCATTCACGACATGGATGCTCAAAAACAACTTTGATCAAGTCCCCCATGACATTGAGCAGGCTGCACACATTGACGGCGCAGGGGTGCTTGGGGTGATTTGGCGCATCACCTTGCCATTGGCGCTACCTGCGCTTGGCGCAACCGCACTGTTTGCGTTTTTGTTGGCGTGGGATGAGTTTTTCTATGCCTTGATTTACACCAACGATATTCGCGCCAAGACGCTGCCCGTGACGATTGCGGACTTCGCCGCAGGACGCGCCACGGACTACGGCTTGATCTCAGCCGTAGGTGTTCTGGCGGCGCTACCGCCCATGCTGATTGGCTTGCTGCTGCAGCGCACCCTGGTGTCGGGCCTGACCGCCGGTGGCACCAAAGGCTAA